From one Alicyclobacillus acidocaldarius subsp. acidocaldarius Tc-4-1 genomic stretch:
- a CDS encoding YheC/YheD family endospore coat-associated protein, producing the protein MTDHHEGLWLGIATTAVPHGGRRRWSPGVHYRRIARAARRHGLRVCVFDPGRQADWSRLSAFAPVDRDRPDGAWEPVSLRFPDVVYENVYVHLAVKGYSAPLRAEAHRRGVPLFNPMLPGKWQMIRFLRRARLDHFVPETEALTTAEALWRALERWQTVYVKPSGGYGGVNVHRLELLANGGVRARADRRGGRVRHWERVMDRSHLATFVRSLRGRYLVQRGLRLLRVGGRKVDFRVVLHRDHRGEWQLIGVVPKLAAPDGVVTNIIAGGERWTLERLVSAAKREGKEVPVESLVRAAQTIAEALSRRYPTLGLVGFDMAVEEDGSVRMIEMNPKPARSLLDRPMLEKLAACQAGFARWLTRR; encoded by the coding sequence GTGACGGATCATCATGAAGGATTATGGCTTGGCATCGCCACGACGGCCGTTCCGCACGGCGGTCGTCGTAGGTGGAGTCCTGGCGTCCATTACCGGCGCATCGCGCGTGCCGCCAGGCGTCACGGCCTGCGGGTGTGCGTGTTCGATCCCGGCCGGCAGGCGGACTGGTCGCGCCTCTCGGCCTTCGCTCCTGTCGATCGCGACCGGCCAGACGGGGCGTGGGAACCCGTCTCGCTGCGATTTCCCGACGTCGTGTACGAAAACGTCTATGTGCATCTGGCGGTCAAGGGTTACAGCGCGCCGCTCAGGGCGGAGGCGCATCGCCGCGGCGTGCCGCTCTTTAACCCAATGTTACCTGGGAAGTGGCAGATGATACGCTTCTTACGCCGGGCTCGGTTGGACCACTTTGTACCCGAGACGGAGGCGTTGACCACAGCCGAGGCACTGTGGCGAGCGCTGGAGCGCTGGCAAACCGTGTACGTCAAGCCGAGCGGCGGCTATGGCGGCGTCAACGTGCATCGCCTTGAACTGCTCGCGAACGGCGGCGTCCGCGCCCGCGCGGACCGGCGAGGCGGACGCGTGCGGCACTGGGAGCGCGTGATGGACCGGTCGCACCTCGCCACTTTTGTGCGCTCGCTCCGAGGCAGGTATCTGGTGCAGCGGGGGCTTCGCCTCCTGCGCGTAGGCGGGCGCAAGGTCGACTTTCGGGTGGTGCTGCACAGGGACCACCGGGGCGAATGGCAGCTCATTGGCGTCGTGCCGAAGCTCGCCGCGCCAGACGGCGTGGTGACCAACATCATCGCGGGCGGAGAGCGGTGGACGCTTGAACGGCTTGTATCCGCGGCCAAGCGGGAAGGCAAGGAAGTACCCGTGGAGTCACTCGTCCGCGCGGCCCAAACGATTGCCGAAGCGCTGTCCCGCCGGTATCCGACGCTCGGTCTCGTCGGCTTCGACATGGCCGTCGAGGAGGACGGAAGCGTCCGGATGATTGAGATGAACCCCAAACCGGCTCGTTCGCTTCTGGATCGGCCGATGCTGGAAAAGCTGGCCGCCTGCCAGGCGGGCTTTGCTCGCTGGCTGACACGGCGCTGA
- the queF gene encoding preQ(1) synthase: protein MLNQPSKTLVTVPNPHPDRRYTVEMETQEFTTLCPMTGQPDFATIYIQYEPDQKLVELKSLKLYLWSYRNEASYHEDCVNRILNDFVAAAEPHYAKVVGDFTIRGGIHTKVTVEYRK, encoded by the coding sequence ATGTTGAACCAGCCGTCGAAGACGCTCGTGACCGTGCCGAATCCCCATCCGGATCGCCGGTACACGGTGGAGATGGAGACGCAGGAATTCACGACACTGTGCCCGATGACGGGCCAGCCGGACTTCGCGACCATTTACATTCAATACGAGCCGGATCAGAAGCTGGTGGAGCTCAAGTCGTTGAAACTGTACCTGTGGAGCTATCGCAACGAGGCGAGCTACCACGAGGACTGCGTGAACCGCATTCTGAACGACTTCGTGGCCGCCGCAGAGCCGCACTACGCCAAGGTCGTGGGCGACTTCACGATTCGCGGCGGAATTCACACCAAGGTGACCGTAGAATACCGCAAATGA
- a CDS encoding methyltransferase RsmF C-terminal domain-like protein translates to MRNPPDIPTAFVQQMEHWLGAEARDLVAALSGKPWRGLRYAAVARPDGGLPNSLAPFLADVVPWAQDGFYLAPGPSLGYTVLHQAGAFYLQDPSAMAVAVALDPQPGERILDLCAAPGGKTTHAALLAARRGGAQLVANDIHRDRVLALAENVERVGAPCAITNEPPEALAAAWPQAFDAIVVDAPCSGEGMFRKDPAVRAEWRPDAPERFQALQKEILRHALTMLKPGGRLVYSTCTLNPLENEQVVLWLLEHYPVELEPLPDWPEWRPARSDWAADREEVRLAKRLWPHVGRGEGHFVARFRLCEPVVDKPRRRSRTTAASTDKTWDAWLASLLTEVPPAWRRTCTHKTVVFADLLGDLAVPSLRVLRPGPPLAERKGQVFVPHHAASRLIPLGGFRETVEIDEETAIRYLAGEPLAAPDGRHPEAPFCAVVHEGFPLGFAKRAPGRLNNLYPRGLRSTRIESLAALAGAVASSS, encoded by the coding sequence ATGCGCAATCCACCCGACATTCCGACAGCCTTCGTGCAACAGATGGAGCATTGGCTGGGCGCCGAGGCCCGAGATCTCGTCGCCGCCCTCTCCGGGAAGCCCTGGCGCGGGCTTCGCTACGCGGCGGTCGCGCGGCCTGATGGAGGTCTGCCGAACAGCCTCGCGCCGTTCTTGGCAGACGTCGTCCCGTGGGCGCAAGACGGTTTCTACCTCGCCCCCGGCCCGTCGCTCGGCTACACGGTGCTGCACCAGGCGGGCGCCTTTTACCTTCAGGATCCGTCGGCGATGGCCGTCGCCGTGGCGCTCGATCCCCAGCCAGGCGAGCGAATCCTCGACCTGTGCGCCGCGCCAGGCGGCAAGACGACACACGCCGCACTTTTGGCGGCGCGGCGTGGCGGCGCTCAGCTCGTCGCCAACGACATCCATCGCGATCGCGTCCTCGCCCTCGCCGAAAACGTCGAGCGCGTGGGCGCCCCGTGCGCCATCACGAACGAACCGCCCGAAGCGCTCGCCGCGGCGTGGCCGCAGGCGTTTGACGCCATCGTGGTGGACGCCCCATGCTCTGGCGAAGGCATGTTTCGCAAGGATCCGGCCGTGCGCGCGGAATGGCGCCCCGATGCGCCAGAACGGTTCCAGGCGCTGCAAAAAGAGATTCTCCGCCACGCGCTCACGATGCTCAAGCCGGGCGGGCGGCTGGTGTATTCGACGTGCACGCTGAATCCGCTGGAAAACGAACAAGTGGTGCTGTGGCTGCTCGAGCACTATCCTGTGGAGTTGGAGCCGCTGCCGGACTGGCCCGAGTGGCGCCCTGCCCGGAGCGACTGGGCGGCCGACCGCGAGGAGGTTCGCCTCGCCAAGCGCCTCTGGCCTCACGTCGGGCGAGGCGAGGGGCACTTCGTGGCGCGCTTCCGCCTGTGCGAGCCGGTGGTTGACAAGCCCCGAAGGCGCTCCAGAACCACGGCGGCCTCAACCGACAAAACGTGGGACGCGTGGCTGGCGTCGCTGCTGACGGAGGTGCCTCCCGCGTGGCGGCGAACCTGCACCCACAAGACGGTCGTGTTCGCCGACCTGCTCGGCGATCTCGCCGTGCCCTCCCTCCGCGTCCTGCGGCCAGGGCCACCGCTCGCGGAGCGCAAGGGACAGGTGTTCGTCCCGCACCACGCGGCGTCGCGCCTCATTCCGCTCGGCGGGTTTCGGGAGACGGTCGAGATCGACGAGGAGACGGCCATCCGGTACCTTGCCGGCGAGCCGCTGGCGGCACCGGACGGGCGCCATCCCGAGGCCCCCTTCTGCGCCGTGGTCCACGAAGGATTCCCTCTGGGGTTTGCCAAGCGAGCGCCGGGGCGGCTCAATAACCTCTATCCAAGAGGCCTGCGCTCCACGCGCATTGAATCGCTCGCCGCGCTCGCCGGAGCCGTCGCGTCTTCCTCGTAG
- a CDS encoding 3-hydroxyacyl-CoA dehydrogenase family protein — protein sequence MDVQSVGVIGAGFIGRGVAMAAALGGMRVHLYDINEDVLERSLLHMGQRLAARSRHYGLTPGEMEEVLRRIRTVTRLESACAADLVVEAIPEDFEAKLAVWREIDGFAPGRAVLATTTSTFSITELSGATSRPEWFLGLHFPQPPTSSRVVEVVRGYVTCEEAHHLALRFCKRAGLTPIQTIDVPPFLVQRLLIPFIHEGIRALQEGVANASDIDEAMRLALQHPVGPLQLADRMGLDHVLAISEKLARETGDSRYLPPRLLRQMVRAGKLGRKSGEGFYVYEEDATAPASAASDSMRVERRPLG from the coding sequence GTGGACGTTCAATCCGTCGGAGTCATCGGGGCGGGCTTCATCGGCCGTGGCGTTGCGATGGCAGCCGCGCTGGGCGGCATGCGGGTGCATCTGTACGACATCAATGAAGACGTGCTCGAGCGCTCGCTGCTTCACATGGGGCAGCGGTTGGCGGCGCGTTCGCGCCACTACGGCCTGACGCCCGGCGAGATGGAGGAAGTCCTTCGGCGCATCCGCACCGTGACTCGGCTCGAGTCCGCCTGCGCGGCCGATCTCGTCGTCGAAGCGATTCCGGAGGACTTCGAGGCCAAGCTGGCCGTGTGGCGCGAGATTGATGGGTTCGCCCCGGGTCGGGCCGTATTAGCCACCACCACCTCGACATTCTCCATCACGGAGCTCTCCGGCGCCACCTCCCGGCCGGAGTGGTTCCTGGGTCTTCATTTTCCACAGCCGCCTACGTCGTCGCGCGTGGTCGAGGTGGTGCGCGGATATGTCACATGCGAGGAGGCGCATCATCTCGCGCTGCGATTCTGCAAGCGCGCGGGGCTCACGCCCATTCAGACCATCGACGTACCGCCGTTTCTGGTGCAGCGCCTCCTCATTCCGTTTATCCACGAGGGCATCCGCGCGCTGCAAGAGGGCGTCGCCAACGCGAGCGACATCGATGAAGCCATGCGGCTCGCGCTGCAGCACCCCGTAGGCCCCCTGCAACTGGCGGATCGCATGGGGCTGGATCACGTCCTCGCCATCAGCGAGAAGCTCGCCCGGGAGACCGGGGACAGCCGCTACCTTCCGCCGCGCCTGTTGCGCCAGATGGTGCGGGCGGGCAAGCTCGGGCGGAAGAGCGGAGAGGGGTTTTACGTCTACGAGGAAGACGCGACGGCTCCGGCGAGCGCGGCGAGCGATTCAATGCGCGTGGAGCGCAGGCCTCTTGGATAG
- a CDS encoding SDR family oxidoreductase, with product MAKVVFITSGAKGLGHSMVLTLAKSGWDVAFTYGNSQQEAVALARRVENAGRRALPLHCDLFSSDSIQAAVSAAKGALGGIDAVVHNFGPFVFERRPLADYDDDMWRQMMDGNLTNFFWLYRATVHDMRARRFGRFVTIGYDGAGEARGWRYRAAYAAAKSGLAALTRSIAREERMYGITANMVCPGDIRGEDKMRMIEDVKDVRTEEGLRPPVGEDVARAVEWFLREDSQEVNGTVLEVTGAREIVAKDSFPRRPEP from the coding sequence GTGGCGAAAGTGGTGTTCATCACGTCCGGCGCGAAGGGGCTCGGCCACAGCATGGTGCTCACGCTGGCGAAATCCGGCTGGGACGTGGCGTTTACATACGGGAACAGCCAGCAGGAAGCGGTGGCGCTCGCGAGACGCGTGGAGAACGCGGGCCGCCGCGCCCTGCCCCTCCACTGCGATCTGTTCAGCTCCGACTCGATTCAGGCCGCGGTGTCGGCTGCCAAGGGTGCGTTGGGCGGGATCGACGCGGTCGTCCACAACTTTGGGCCTTTTGTGTTTGAGCGCAGGCCGCTCGCGGACTACGACGATGACATGTGGCGCCAGATGATGGACGGCAATCTGACGAATTTCTTCTGGTTGTACCGAGCCACCGTGCACGACATGCGCGCTCGGCGGTTTGGCCGCTTCGTCACTATCGGGTATGACGGCGCAGGCGAAGCCCGAGGATGGCGTTATCGGGCCGCGTACGCAGCGGCGAAATCCGGACTTGCGGCCCTCACGCGTTCCATCGCGCGGGAGGAGCGCATGTACGGCATCACGGCCAACATGGTGTGCCCGGGGGACATCCGCGGCGAGGACAAGATGCGGATGATTGAAGACGTGAAAGATGTGCGGACGGAAGAAGGATTGCGGCCGCCGGTGGGAGAAGACGTAGCCCGCGCGGTGGAGTGGTTCTTGCGCGAAGATAGCCAGGAAGTGAATGGAACCGTACTCGAGGTCACCGGCGCCCGCGAAATCGTGGCGAAGGACTCCTTCCCGCGCAGGCCCGAACCCTAG
- a CDS encoding MFS transporter: MAQVGLHPSARPRPTVAKKTAYAANQIAVNMLWQAFNAVAVYDYVAYHGVSAVRLSSGLIVYGVLNAIFNLVAGHVSDRTRTRFGRRIPYVAIASIPYAVCFALLFSPPHLTQTGLVVYFLAMTFLFDLAFTFAALNANALYPEMYTDPRDRAYVSALQQVFGIVGLIAGVALSKSLGQSLGWSRMAWIFAAVAIASMYVSLWGSFETGDPVEPFRWREALWETFRNRAFIWYVVASFLVQFTTTLFTTASSFYTSYVVSLSPLQNSLFLGGIFVVAMPVAFVWARAAIRYGAARSAMVAIALYACIEALLLVDRSPASVLATGLCLGVPVAGFMVLLNMLMAEVIDLDASRTGRRREGMYLGVNGCIVRLGLSLQYAVMAIFFAVSGYRAGANVQPPSAVEGFRLLLGLVPALFLAGAFLCMRIYHRVQSGAVS; this comes from the coding sequence ATGGCCCAGGTCGGCCTCCATCCTTCCGCCCGGCCGCGCCCGACGGTTGCGAAGAAGACCGCGTACGCCGCCAATCAGATTGCCGTCAACATGCTGTGGCAGGCGTTCAACGCGGTGGCCGTGTATGACTACGTGGCGTATCACGGCGTGTCTGCGGTGCGGCTGTCGAGTGGCCTCATCGTCTATGGCGTGCTGAACGCCATTTTCAATCTCGTGGCGGGCCACGTGAGCGATCGCACCAGGACGCGCTTCGGACGGCGCATTCCGTATGTCGCCATTGCATCCATCCCGTACGCCGTGTGCTTCGCGCTCTTGTTCTCTCCGCCCCACCTCACGCAGACAGGTCTCGTCGTGTACTTTCTCGCCATGACGTTTTTGTTCGACCTCGCCTTTACGTTCGCCGCCCTCAACGCGAACGCGTTGTACCCGGAGATGTATACTGATCCTCGGGACCGCGCGTATGTGTCGGCGCTCCAGCAGGTCTTTGGCATCGTTGGGCTCATCGCCGGCGTCGCCCTGTCCAAATCACTCGGTCAGTCCCTTGGCTGGTCTCGCATGGCGTGGATCTTCGCCGCGGTGGCCATCGCCTCCATGTACGTGTCGCTCTGGGGCAGCTTTGAAACGGGCGATCCCGTCGAACCCTTTCGCTGGCGCGAGGCGCTCTGGGAGACGTTTCGAAATCGAGCGTTCATCTGGTATGTCGTCGCGAGCTTCCTCGTCCAGTTCACGACCACGCTCTTCACCACGGCGTCCTCGTTCTACACATCGTACGTGGTGTCCCTGAGCCCCTTGCAGAACTCGCTTTTTCTCGGCGGCATCTTCGTCGTCGCGATGCCGGTCGCCTTTGTGTGGGCTCGGGCAGCCATCCGTTACGGCGCGGCGCGCTCGGCCATGGTCGCCATTGCGCTGTACGCGTGCATCGAGGCGCTCCTGCTCGTCGATCGGTCGCCTGCTTCCGTGCTCGCAACCGGCCTTTGCCTCGGCGTCCCCGTGGCGGGGTTCATGGTCCTCTTGAACATGCTCATGGCCGAAGTGATCGATCTCGACGCGAGCCGGACAGGCCGCCGACGCGAAGGGATGTATTTGGGCGTGAACGGGTGCATCGTGCGCCTCGGCCTGTCCCTGCAGTACGCCGTCATGGCCATCTTTTTCGCCGTCTCAGGGTATCGCGCGGGCGCGAACGTGCAACCGCCGAGCGCGGTGGAAGGATTTCGCCTCTTGCTTGGCCTCGTTCCGGCGCTGTTTCTCGCAGGCGCGTTCCTGTGCATGCGGATCTACCACCGCGTGCAAAGCGGTGCGGTGTCGTAG
- a CDS encoding PIG-L deacetylase family protein produces the protein MDVRALLGLKALDDVQSALFVQPHPDDNEVGAGGTMAKLAAKGCRVVAVTVTDGRYGAVGEVHPAQLARRRQEELVAACTALGIQEHIEFGFEDLGSYTERDVVNKLVPVLLDIRPEVVVTVDPWTPYEAHPDHVKTGRAVAECAIRLASLTVSQTSPAYVPPMFAFYASAYPNAAVDVTDFWDRKIRAIEAHESQFATPEWPALRAYLEFQARVAAQRFFEGSGDGRFAETFKLLSPRQLHFFPDAMTS, from the coding sequence ATGGATGTACGCGCGTTGCTTGGTTTGAAAGCGCTTGACGACGTGCAGTCGGCGCTGTTTGTCCAGCCCCATCCCGATGACAACGAGGTGGGCGCCGGCGGCACGATGGCGAAGCTCGCCGCAAAAGGCTGTCGAGTGGTCGCCGTGACCGTCACCGATGGGCGCTACGGCGCCGTAGGCGAGGTTCATCCAGCCCAGCTCGCCCGCCGCAGGCAGGAGGAACTCGTGGCGGCCTGCACGGCGCTCGGCATCCAGGAGCATATCGAATTCGGTTTCGAAGATCTCGGTTCGTACACCGAGAGGGACGTCGTCAACAAGCTCGTGCCGGTGCTCCTCGACATCCGGCCGGAGGTCGTGGTCACCGTGGACCCTTGGACGCCGTACGAGGCGCATCCCGATCACGTCAAGACCGGGCGCGCCGTGGCGGAGTGCGCCATCCGACTCGCGAGTCTCACGGTGTCGCAAACCTCACCCGCGTACGTTCCGCCGATGTTTGCGTTCTACGCGAGCGCGTATCCGAATGCCGCCGTGGATGTGACGGATTTCTGGGATAGGAAGATCCGGGCGATTGAGGCGCACGAGAGTCAGTTTGCCACGCCTGAATGGCCCGCGTTGAGGGCTTACCTGGAGTTTCAGGCGCGAGTCGCGGCACAGCGATTCTTTGAAGGCTCGGGAGACGGGCGATTCGCGGAGACGTTCAAGCTCCTGTCGCCTCGCCAGCTCCACTTCTTTCCCGATGCCATGACGAGCTGA
- a CDS encoding aldo/keto reductase family protein: protein MKYRRLGKSGLKVSEIALGSWLTYGTVTEREQAIACVRRAYELGINHFDCANVYGAKPHAAEEVMREALAPFPRESYVITTKAFWPVGQGPNDRGLSRKHIVEQVHQSLKALGVDYIDIFYFHRYDAETDLEESLRAVDDLITQGKILYAGFSEWPADKIAEGVRLQRELGLHKFVASQPIYNMFERYIEAAVVPICETAGIGQVVFSPLAQGVLTGKYRKGQPAPVGSRLATPGVNQFMKVTDEILDKVERLEVVAKEAGLSLAQLALAWTLRLPNVASALVGASRPEQVEENAKASGVALSEDVLTRIEQVLKS from the coding sequence ATGAAATACCGCAGACTCGGAAAGAGCGGACTCAAGGTGTCTGAGATTGCGCTCGGCAGCTGGTTGACATATGGGACCGTGACCGAGCGGGAGCAGGCCATTGCCTGCGTGCGCAGGGCGTACGAGCTTGGGATCAACCACTTTGATTGCGCAAACGTGTACGGTGCAAAGCCCCACGCCGCGGAGGAGGTCATGCGCGAGGCACTCGCCCCCTTCCCGCGCGAAAGCTACGTGATCACGACGAAAGCGTTTTGGCCGGTGGGACAGGGGCCGAATGACCGCGGGCTGAGCCGGAAACACATCGTCGAACAGGTCCACCAGAGCCTCAAGGCGCTCGGCGTCGACTACATCGACATCTTTTACTTCCACCGCTACGACGCGGAGACGGATCTCGAGGAGAGCCTGCGCGCGGTGGACGACCTCATCACGCAGGGGAAGATCCTGTACGCGGGCTTCAGCGAATGGCCTGCGGACAAGATTGCGGAAGGTGTGCGCCTGCAGCGGGAACTTGGGCTGCATAAGTTCGTGGCAAGCCAGCCCATCTACAACATGTTCGAACGGTATATCGAAGCCGCCGTCGTGCCCATCTGCGAGACGGCCGGCATTGGCCAGGTGGTGTTCTCTCCGCTCGCGCAAGGCGTGCTGACGGGCAAGTACCGCAAGGGCCAACCCGCTCCGGTGGGATCGCGCCTCGCGACGCCGGGCGTCAACCAGTTCATGAAAGTGACCGACGAGATCCTCGACAAGGTCGAGCGGCTCGAAGTCGTGGCAAAGGAGGCGGGCCTCTCCCTGGCGCAACTGGCCCTCGCCTGGACGCTGCGCCTGCCCAACGTAGCAAGCGCGCTCGTCGGGGCGAGCCGACCCGAACAAGTTGAGGAGAACGCCAAGGCTTCGGGCGTGGCGCTGAGCGAAGACGTCCTGACGCGCATCGAGCAGGTGCTGAAAAGCTGA
- a CDS encoding molybdopterin-binding protein, which produces MSVIATEHVADHRDVITCAAQRLAQAADLLILTGGASVGDADYARDALHSIEGDGPLLFERIWMRPGAPFLARPTPNGFAFGLSGNPAAAYVQFHALVVPFVLRWLGAEEARPFPLTALVEGEVRAKPVKHTRVLRGHLRLRGATLVFRAEDRQSSGSLTGLVSTNAIARMDGDRLSEGETVSVAWTRGWLPSLGLTGFPDTGVARALQDG; this is translated from the coding sequence GTGTCGGTCATCGCGACGGAGCATGTGGCGGACCATCGCGACGTTATCACGTGCGCGGCGCAGCGCCTCGCCCAAGCGGCGGATCTGCTGATTCTGACGGGCGGCGCTTCCGTGGGAGACGCGGATTACGCCCGGGACGCCCTCCATTCCATCGAGGGAGATGGCCCGCTTCTCTTTGAACGCATCTGGATGCGGCCGGGCGCGCCCTTCCTTGCGCGCCCCACGCCGAACGGATTCGCGTTTGGCTTATCGGGAAATCCGGCGGCCGCCTACGTGCAGTTCCACGCCCTCGTGGTGCCGTTCGTGTTGCGATGGCTAGGTGCAGAAGAGGCGCGCCCGTTTCCCCTCACGGCGCTTGTCGAAGGCGAGGTGCGCGCGAAGCCGGTCAAGCATACGCGCGTGCTCCGCGGTCACCTGCGCCTCCGCGGCGCCACGCTCGTGTTTCGCGCGGAGGACAGGCAGTCTTCAGGAAGCCTGACGGGCCTCGTGTCCACGAACGCCATTGCTCGGATGGACGGCGACCGCCTTTCCGAAGGCGAGACGGTTTCCGTCGCCTGGACGCGAGGATGGCTGCCGTCGCTCGGCTTGACCGGATTTCCAGATACAGGCGTGGCGCGCGCGTTGCAGGATGGCTAA
- the galU gene encoding UTP--glucose-1-phosphate uridylyltransferase GalU, which produces MKVRKAVIPAAGFGTRMLPATKAVPKEMLPILNKPCIQYIVEEAVYSGIEEILIITGRAKKAIEDHFDRSPELELHLEQSRKSNMLTEVQAISDLVNIHYVRQKTPLGLGHAILCARSFVGGEPFAVLLGDDIIQSDEPVVRQLMKQYTDPERALLGVQPVPAADVSKYGIIEPARLVVGSEPFPVKRLIEKPNEAEAPSNFAVLGRYILPPSIFDALEQTPIGHGGELQLTDALQKLAAMGLVDAYQFEGVRHDIGNLEGWLKANLAFGLEDPKLAASMRKWLMDDRVQSRLANY; this is translated from the coding sequence ATGAAGGTCAGAAAGGCGGTCATCCCGGCCGCGGGATTTGGCACGCGGATGCTTCCGGCCACCAAGGCCGTGCCCAAAGAAATGCTGCCCATCCTCAACAAGCCTTGCATTCAATACATCGTGGAAGAAGCGGTGTACTCGGGCATTGAGGAGATTCTCATCATCACCGGCCGCGCGAAAAAGGCCATCGAGGACCATTTCGACCGGTCGCCGGAGTTGGAATTGCACCTGGAGCAAAGCCGCAAGTCCAACATGCTCACCGAAGTGCAGGCCATTTCCGATCTCGTCAACATCCACTACGTGCGCCAGAAGACGCCGCTCGGCCTCGGGCACGCGATTCTGTGCGCGCGATCCTTTGTGGGTGGAGAGCCGTTCGCCGTGCTGCTCGGTGACGATATCATCCAGTCGGATGAGCCCGTGGTGCGCCAGCTCATGAAGCAATACACGGATCCAGAGCGCGCCCTGCTCGGGGTGCAGCCCGTCCCGGCGGCCGACGTGTCGAAGTACGGGATCATTGAGCCCGCTCGCCTTGTCGTCGGATCGGAACCATTCCCCGTGAAACGGCTCATTGAGAAACCGAACGAAGCCGAGGCGCCTTCGAATTTCGCCGTGCTTGGACGATACATACTGCCTCCATCCATCTTTGATGCGCTGGAGCAGACGCCCATTGGGCACGGTGGCGAACTGCAGCTGACCGATGCCCTTCAAAAACTCGCCGCGATGGGGCTCGTCGACGCATACCAATTCGAGGGCGTGCGGCACGACATCGGCAACCTCGAGGGGTGGCTCAAGGCGAATCTGGCATTCGGGCTGGAGGATCCGAAGCTGGCCGCGTCCATGCGCAAGTGGCTGATGGACGATCGCGTCCAGAGCCGCCTGGCGAACTACTGA
- a CDS encoding C40 family peptidase, with amino-acid sequence MRRPRAWMFTTLTLSFAALGYATVFAATENQPATYTVRQGDTLYRIAEAHHLSLTALELANPQLSNPNEIAAGQKVALPTTYTVQPGDTVYLIAKAHHLTPSAILKANPGIQPLDLLVGQTLYLPISAASSTAPPPASGTVTAGGTSASAGHPASTQTQGNRAQLRQEILTYAKSFLGTPYCWGGDSPKTGFDCSGFVEYVFGHFGIQLPRESHDQAAVGTAVSPSNLLPGDLLFFTDTDSYASLYPNHVTHVGIYMGNGAMIESSSAHNGEGVVIVQNVFQNPYYAAHYYGARDVIGP; translated from the coding sequence ATGAGACGACCGCGCGCCTGGATGTTCACCACCCTGACGCTCAGCTTCGCCGCACTTGGCTACGCCACAGTTTTCGCGGCCACCGAAAACCAGCCCGCCACGTACACGGTTCGCCAAGGTGATACGCTGTATCGTATCGCTGAAGCCCACCACCTATCGCTCACGGCTTTGGAACTCGCCAATCCCCAGTTGTCCAATCCGAACGAGATTGCCGCAGGGCAGAAAGTTGCGCTGCCCACAACCTACACGGTCCAGCCGGGCGACACCGTCTATCTCATCGCCAAGGCGCACCACCTCACGCCATCGGCCATCCTCAAAGCGAACCCGGGGATTCAGCCGTTGGATCTCCTCGTCGGCCAGACGCTGTATCTGCCCATTTCCGCGGCCAGCAGCACCGCACCTCCTCCGGCGAGCGGCACCGTGACTGCAGGCGGAACCTCAGCCAGTGCAGGTCACCCCGCCTCCACACAGACCCAAGGTAACCGAGCACAGCTTCGCCAGGAGATTCTGACATACGCGAAGTCGTTCCTCGGCACGCCGTATTGCTGGGGCGGTGACTCACCGAAGACAGGCTTTGACTGCTCCGGGTTTGTCGAATATGTCTTCGGACACTTCGGAATCCAACTGCCGAGAGAATCGCACGATCAGGCCGCAGTCGGGACGGCCGTCAGCCCATCCAACCTCCTGCCTGGCGATCTCCTCTTCTTCACCGACACGGACAGTTACGCCTCGCTGTATCCCAACCACGTGACACACGTGGGCATTTACATGGGCAACGGTGCGATGATTGAGTCCTCTTCTGCCCACAACGGCGAAGGCGTCGTCATTGTGCAAAACGTGTTTCAAAATCCGTACTATGCCGCCCACTACTACGGGGCGCGAGACGTCATTGGTCCCTGA